In Oryzias melastigma strain HK-1 unplaced genomic scaffold, ASM292280v2 sc00353, whole genome shotgun sequence, a single genomic region encodes these proteins:
- the LOC112138883 gene encoding uncharacterized protein LOC112138883 isoform X1: protein MPKAQSKSSRGEPAEESLEVGAVDDGSVGAAPSGESKDPVNMNDIASMMQICLQFQRDLGEKLEKETIKQDKRWRQLQIQVNNIRDDMKQQRDEGVPSQSATPELPHEDEQPSFSGAETRPGDRGWGQAVVPRLEEEDDIEQYLTTFERLAVAYQWPEMEWAVRLVPHLTGKARAAYVAMAAGDSLDYRSVKEAILAKYAINEDVYRQRFREPDVQPNESPKEFYNRPKDLYHNWIQPAKRNKEEIEEIFILEQFYRCLSPELRVWVREREPKSAKEAAFLVETFLAARRGPKSFRFEPTQKSSAIRGKPSVTGGGGGGPGEAESVRPTEKPSNLNKARTAMPVCFYCGQEGHIKPNCPVRKAKTAYFCTVPRPSQTENKVVGKRQVVTAKINNKVVEALLDTSSVQTLIHPSLLNDRAILGRTVLDICVHGDHKSYPIAVVYLEIAEQTFLMSVGVVDSLAYPVILGQDLPILQELVGNCKPVNTVTRSQKRTQNLTQESETQKGPVSMRQSGVKIYKKDAPDVTNSLSELPFFDVILPEQNVKMRKTRAQKRKEKMLGTIRKNCSYQEPEVPKCDEIDFMQLQHKDTSLQSCFRNAEVEQGRVADRGFFLRDKVLYYKDNQDDYARLVVPQQLPEQVLHLGHSIPWAGHLGTRKTLDRVASRFYWPGLNTDVQNFCQSCSVCQLASDKNVPKYLLQPLPIIDVPFSRIAMDIVGPVERTQSGNRYILVICDYGTRYPEAFPLRDITAKQIAYALLQLFSRVGIPSEILTDQDTNFLSNTLKQVYRLLGIKSIRTTAYHPQTDGLVERYNRTLKSILRKFISMNAKDWDKWLPYLLFAYREVPQASTGFSPFELLYGRQVRGPLDVLQEAWVGAQTKKTSVLEFVLQMREKMEQTTRLVRKQLEKAQHTQQTWYDKSARQRSFNPGQQVLLLLPTAENKLLAKWQGPYTVLRKLSPTTYEIEMPERRDPKQTFHINLLKEWKTRDMPSQQQLFVRTVEEEDEYDFTPSNENFASLDLSHLSLKQQEELQAIIPEGLFQEKPGATDLVEHNIHLKNANPIRQKMYRIPQRLVPILEEEITVMKELKVIEPSTSEWCNPVVLVVKKDGTIRFCIDFRKVNAQSNFDAYPLPRLDDLIEKVGRAKYITTLDLCKGYWQVPLSDDAKPVTAFRTPQGLWQFTKMPFGLHGAPATFQRLMDRVLRGMTTFSAAYLDDVVIYSASWQEHLIHLAEVLKKIKEAGLTINPRKCAMAKSETQYLGYVLGGGMIKPVMDKVRAIRQRERPTTRRQVKSFLGLVGWYRRFIRNFSARAAPLSDLTSPKKMKLVWGEEQDHAFQDLKEALCQEPVLQSPDFNLPFTVQTDASLRGIGGVLLQGYGEDKRPVAYISRKLFPRETKYSAVELECLALKWAIDTFKYYLLGREFKVESDHRALHWLEQIKDTNSRITRWFLSLQPYRFSIQYRPGKQNIVADFLSRNVVCEPAGGGGEKCEGEASPHHT, encoded by the exons ATGCCAAAAGCTCAGTCTAAAAGTTCAAGAGGTGAGCCTGCAGAAGAAAGTTTGGAAGTGGGGGCTGTTGATGATGGCAGTGTGGGTGCAGCTCCAAGTGGTGAATCCAAGGACCCTGTCAACATGAATGACATCGCCAGTATGATGCAGATTTGTCTCCAGTTCCAGCGTGACCTGGGGGAAAAATTAGAAAAGGAGACAATCAAGCAGGATAAAAGGTGGCGACAGCTCCAAATCCAAGTTAACAATATAAGAGATGACATGAAGCAGCAGAGAGATGAAGGTGTCCCCAGCCAGAGTGCAACACCTGAACTGCCACATGAGGACGAGCAGCCAAGCTTCAGTGGTGCTGAGACCAGACCAGGAGACAGAGGCTGGGGTCAGGCGGTTGTTCCTCGGCTGGAAGAAGAGGATGATATTGAGCAGTACCTGACCACCTTTGAGAGGCTAGCGGTGGCGTACCAGTGGCCGGAAATGGAATGGGCTGTACGGTTGGTTCCACATTTGACTGGCAAAGCACGAGCAGCATATGTAGCTATGGCAGCTGGGGACTCACTGGACTATAGAAGTGTCAAAGAAGCCATTTTAGCAAAGTATGCTATTAATGAAGATGTCTACAGGCAGCGCTTCAGAGAGCCAGATGTTCAGCCAAACGAGAGCCCAAAAGAGTTTTACAATAGACCAAAGGACTTGTATCACAACTGGATTCAACCAGCCAagagaaacaaagaagaaattGAAGAGATCTTCATCCTGGAACAGTTTTACCGTTGTCTTTCACCTGAACTCAGAGTGTGGGTGCGGGAGCGCGAACCCAAGTCTGCAAAAGAGGCGGCTTTTCTTGTGGAAACCTTTCTAGCAGCCCGAAGAGGCCCAAAAAGTTTCCGATTTGAGCCGACACAGAAGTCAAGCGCCATACGAGGTAAGCCATCGGTAacgggtggtggtggtggtggtccTGGAGAGGCTGAATCAGTAAGACCCACTGAAAAACCCAGCAATTTAAATAAGGCTAGGACTGCAATGCCTGTTTGTTTCTACTGTGGTCAAGAAGGTCATATCAAGCCTAACTGTCCAGTTAGGAAAGCTAAAACGGCCTACTTCTGTACAGTGCCACGCCCCTctcagacagaaaacaaagttgTGGGAAAGAGGCAGGTTGTAACAGCTAAAATTAACAACAAAGTGGTGGAAGCTCTTCTTGACACCAGcagtgttcaaactttgattCATCCATCACTGTTAAATGACAGAGCTATACTCGGGAGAACAGTACTTGATATATGCGTGCATGGTGATCACAAGTCCTATCCTATTGCAGTGGTTTACCTTGAGATAGCTGAGCAAACTTTTCTGATGTCAGTTGGAGTTGTTGATAGCTTGGCCTATCCAGTCATTTTGGGACAAGATCTTCCTATTCTTCAGGAATTGGTGGGAAATTGTAAACCAGTAAATACTGTAACAAGGTCGCAAAAGCGGACTCAGAATTTGACACAAGAGAGTGAGACCCAAAAGGGCCCTGTGTCAATGAGACAGTCTGGTGTAAAGATTTATAAAAAGGATGCACCCGATGTGACTAACTCTCTCTCAGAGTTGCCATTTTTCGATGTCATATTGCCAGAACAGAATGTTAAGATGAGGAAAACCAGGGCACAAAAACGTAAAGAGAAGATGTTGGGCACAATTAGAAAAAACTGTAGTTATCAAGAGCCTGAGGTGCCTAAATGTGATGAAATTGATTTCATGCAGCTCCAACATAAAGATACATCACTACAAAGTTGCTTCAGGAATGCAGAGGTCGAGCAGGGTCGTGTAGCAGATAGAGGTTTTTTTCTCAGGGACAAAGTTCTTTACTACAAAGATAATCAAGATGATTATGCCAGGTTAGTGGTTCCACAACAGCTGCCTGAACAGGTGTTGCACCTGGGCCACAGTATTCCCTGGGCAGGTCATCTAGGCACAAGGAAAACCTTAGACCGGGTGGCTAGTAGATTTTATTGGCCAG GTCTTAACACTGATGTACAGAACTTTTGTCAGTCTTGCTCAGTCTGTCAACTGGCAAGCGATAAAAATGTCCCTAAATATCTGCTCCAACCACTGCCGATCATAGACGTTCCATTTAGTCGCATAGCCATGGACATTGTGGGTCCCGTGGAACGAACACAGTCAGGAAACCGCTACATATTGGTTATTTGCGACTATGGCACTAGGTATCCAGAAGCTTTTCCACTTCGTGACATCACTGCTAAACAAATTGCTTATGCACTACTGCAGCTTTTCTCTAGGGTGGGAATTCCTTCAGAAATACTCACAGATCAGGACACAAACTTCCTCTCAAACACACTGAAACAGGTTTACAGGCTTTTAGGTATTAAGAGTATTAGGACCACTGCTTATCACCCCCAAACCGATGGCTTAGTGGAGAGATACAATCGAACTCTTAAAAGCATTCTGAGGAAGTTCATCTCCATGAATGCTAAAGATTGGGACAAGTGGCTCCCCTATTTACTGTTTGCCTATAGAGAGGTGCCTCAAGCTTCCACGGGGTTCTCCCCTTTTGAACTTTTGTACGGAAGGCAGGTCAGAGGACCCCTTGATGTACTGCAAGAAGCCTGGGTAGGCGcccagacaaagaaaacaagtgTTCTTGAGTTTGTTTTGCAGATGCGAGAAAAAATGGAACAGACAACCAGACTTGTACGGAAGCAGTTGGAGAAGGCACAGCATACACAGCAAACCTGGTATGACAAGTCGGCGCGCCAAAGATCTTTCAACCCTGGCCAGCAGGTATTGCTACTTCTTCCAACAGCTGAAAACAAACTATTGGCAAAATGGCAAGGCCCCTATACCGTGCTGAGAAAACTGAGTCCAACAACATATGAGATTGAGATGCCTGAGAGGAgagatccaaaacaaaccttccACATCAACTTGCTAAAGGAATGGAAAACCCGGGATATGCCATCCCAGCAGCAGTTGTTTGTTCGGACTgtggaagaggaggatgagtaTGATTTTACGCCTTCTAATGAGAACTTTGCTTCACTTGACCTCTCTCATCTCTCTCTGAAGCAACAGGAGGAGTTACAAGCCATCATACCAGAAGGATTGTTTCAGGAGAAACCAGGAGCTACAGACTTGGTGGAGCACAATAttcatctgaaaaatgccaACCCTATCAGACAGAAAATGTACCGGATCCCTCAGAGACTGGTTCCGATCTTGGAGGAGGAGATCACTGTTATGAAAGAGCTGAAGGTAATCGAGCCATCTACCAGTGAATGGTGTAATCCTGTAGTCTTGGTGGTTAAGAAGGATGGAACCATCCGGTTTTGTATTGATTTTCGGAAGGTTAATGCTCAGTCTAATTTTGATGCATATCCCCTTCCTCGGCTGGACGATCTAATCGAGAAGGTGGGCAGAGCCAAATACATCACAACCCTTGATCTTTGTAAGGGGTATTGGCAAGTTCCTTTGTCTGATGATGCTAAACCTGTGACTGCTTTTAGAACCCCTCAAGGACTGTGGCAGTTTACAAAGATGCCATTTGGACTCCATGGAGCACCTGCTACTTTCCAGCGCTTGATGGATAGAGTGTTGAGGGGTATGACCACCTTTTCTGCAGCATACCTTGATGATGTTGTTATTTATAGCGCATCGTGGCAAGAACACCTGATTCACTTGGCGGAAGTgctgaagaaaattaaagagGCAGGATTAACCATCAACCCACGGAAATGTGCTATGGCCAAATCTGAAACCCAGTACTTGGGTTATGTGCTTGGAGGAGGAATGATTAAGCCAGTAATGGACAAAGTTCGAGCAATCAGACAGCGAGAGAGACCAACCACCAGAAGGCAAGTTAAATCTTTCTTGGGCTTGGTGGGATGGTATCGCCGGTTCATTCGTAACTTTTCAGCGAGGGCCGCACCTCTGTCCGATTTAACCAGtccaaagaaaatgaagttgGTGTGGGGAGAGGAGCAGGATCATGCTTTTCAGGATCTTAAAGAGGCTCTGTGTCAAGAGCCAGTGCTGCAAAGTCCAGATTTCAACCTACCCTTCACAGTCCAAACGGATGCCTCTCTTCGAGGAATTGGAGGAGTTCTACTGCAAGGTTATGGAGAGGACAAGAGACCTGTGGCATACATCAGCAGAAAGCTTTTTCCCAGAGAGACTAAGTATTCTGCAGTGGAGTTGGAGTGCCTGGCTCTCAAATGGGCTATTGACACTTTCAAGTACTATCTACTCGGGAGGGAGTTCAAGGTGGAATCTGACCATCGAGCATTGCATTGGCTGGAGCAAATAAAAGATACCAACAGCCGGATCACACGTTGGTTTTTGTCTCTCCAACCATATCGGTTCTCCATCCAGTATCGTCCAGGAAAGCAGAACATAGTTGCTGACTTTTTGTCTCGCAACGTGGTTTGCGAGCCTGCCGGAGGGGGGGGGGAGAAATGTGAGGGAGAGGCCTCCCCTCACCATACTTAA
- the LOC112138883 gene encoding uncharacterized protein LOC112138883 isoform X2, which translates to MPKAQSKSSRGEPAEESLEVGAVDDGSVGAAPSGESKDPVNMNDIASMMQICLQFQRDLGEKLEKETIKQDKRWRQLQIQVNNIRDDMKQQRDEGVPSQSATPELPHEDEQPSFSGAETRPGDRGWGQAVVPRLEEEDDIEQYLTTFERLAVAYQWPEMEWAVRLVPHLTGKARAAYVAMAAGDSLDYRSVKEAILAKYAINEDVYRQRFREPDVQPNESPKEFYNRPKDLYHNWIQPAKRNKEEIEEIFILEQFYRCLSPELRVWVREREPKSAKEAAFLVETFLAARRGPKSFRFEPTQKSSAIRGKPSVTGGGGGGPGEAESVRPTEKPSNLNKARTAMPVCFYCGQEGHIKPNCPVRKAKTAYFCTVPRPSQTENKVVGKRQVVTAKINNKVVEALLDTSSVQTLIHPSLLNDRAILGRTVLDICVHGDHKSYPIAVVYLEIAEQTFLMSVGVVDSLAYPVILGQDLPILQELVGNCKPVNTVTRSQKRTQNLTQESETQKGPVSMRQSGVKIYKKDAPDVTNSLSELPFFDVILPEQNVKMRKTRAQKRKEKMLGTIRKNCSYQEPEVPKCDEIDFMQLQHKDTSLQSCFRNAEVEQGRVADRGFFLRDKVLYYKDNQDDYARLVVPQQLPEQVLHLGHSIPWAGHLGTRKTLDRVASRFYWPGLNTDVQNFCQSCSVCQLASDKNVPKYLLQPLPIIDVPFSRIAMDIVGPVERTQSGNRYILVICDYGTRYPEAFPLRDITAKQIAYALLQLFSRVGIPSEILTDQDTNFLSNTLKQVYRLLGIKSIRTTAYHPQTDGLVERYNRTLKSILRKFISMNAKDWDKWLPYLLFAYREVPQASTGFSPFELLYGRQVRGPLDVLQEAWVGAQTKKTSVLEFVLQMREKMEQTTRLVRKQLEKAQHTQQTWYDKSARQRSFNPGQQVLLLLPTAENKLLAKWQGPYTVLRKLSPTTYEIEMPERRDPKQTFHINLLKEWKTRDMPSQQQLFVRTVEEEDEYDFTPSNENFASLDLSHLSLKQQEELQAIIPEGLFQEKPGATDLVEHNIHLKNANPIRQKMYRIPQRLVPILEEEITVMKELKNPSRTVAVYKDAIWTPWSTCYFPALDG; encoded by the exons ATGCCAAAAGCTCAGTCTAAAAGTTCAAGAGGTGAGCCTGCAGAAGAAAGTTTGGAAGTGGGGGCTGTTGATGATGGCAGTGTGGGTGCAGCTCCAAGTGGTGAATCCAAGGACCCTGTCAACATGAATGACATCGCCAGTATGATGCAGATTTGTCTCCAGTTCCAGCGTGACCTGGGGGAAAAATTAGAAAAGGAGACAATCAAGCAGGATAAAAGGTGGCGACAGCTCCAAATCCAAGTTAACAATATAAGAGATGACATGAAGCAGCAGAGAGATGAAGGTGTCCCCAGCCAGAGTGCAACACCTGAACTGCCACATGAGGACGAGCAGCCAAGCTTCAGTGGTGCTGAGACCAGACCAGGAGACAGAGGCTGGGGTCAGGCGGTTGTTCCTCGGCTGGAAGAAGAGGATGATATTGAGCAGTACCTGACCACCTTTGAGAGGCTAGCGGTGGCGTACCAGTGGCCGGAAATGGAATGGGCTGTACGGTTGGTTCCACATTTGACTGGCAAAGCACGAGCAGCATATGTAGCTATGGCAGCTGGGGACTCACTGGACTATAGAAGTGTCAAAGAAGCCATTTTAGCAAAGTATGCTATTAATGAAGATGTCTACAGGCAGCGCTTCAGAGAGCCAGATGTTCAGCCAAACGAGAGCCCAAAAGAGTTTTACAATAGACCAAAGGACTTGTATCACAACTGGATTCAACCAGCCAagagaaacaaagaagaaattGAAGAGATCTTCATCCTGGAACAGTTTTACCGTTGTCTTTCACCTGAACTCAGAGTGTGGGTGCGGGAGCGCGAACCCAAGTCTGCAAAAGAGGCGGCTTTTCTTGTGGAAACCTTTCTAGCAGCCCGAAGAGGCCCAAAAAGTTTCCGATTTGAGCCGACACAGAAGTCAAGCGCCATACGAGGTAAGCCATCGGTAacgggtggtggtggtggtggtccTGGAGAGGCTGAATCAGTAAGACCCACTGAAAAACCCAGCAATTTAAATAAGGCTAGGACTGCAATGCCTGTTTGTTTCTACTGTGGTCAAGAAGGTCATATCAAGCCTAACTGTCCAGTTAGGAAAGCTAAAACGGCCTACTTCTGTACAGTGCCACGCCCCTctcagacagaaaacaaagttgTGGGAAAGAGGCAGGTTGTAACAGCTAAAATTAACAACAAAGTGGTGGAAGCTCTTCTTGACACCAGcagtgttcaaactttgattCATCCATCACTGTTAAATGACAGAGCTATACTCGGGAGAACAGTACTTGATATATGCGTGCATGGTGATCACAAGTCCTATCCTATTGCAGTGGTTTACCTTGAGATAGCTGAGCAAACTTTTCTGATGTCAGTTGGAGTTGTTGATAGCTTGGCCTATCCAGTCATTTTGGGACAAGATCTTCCTATTCTTCAGGAATTGGTGGGAAATTGTAAACCAGTAAATACTGTAACAAGGTCGCAAAAGCGGACTCAGAATTTGACACAAGAGAGTGAGACCCAAAAGGGCCCTGTGTCAATGAGACAGTCTGGTGTAAAGATTTATAAAAAGGATGCACCCGATGTGACTAACTCTCTCTCAGAGTTGCCATTTTTCGATGTCATATTGCCAGAACAGAATGTTAAGATGAGGAAAACCAGGGCACAAAAACGTAAAGAGAAGATGTTGGGCACAATTAGAAAAAACTGTAGTTATCAAGAGCCTGAGGTGCCTAAATGTGATGAAATTGATTTCATGCAGCTCCAACATAAAGATACATCACTACAAAGTTGCTTCAGGAATGCAGAGGTCGAGCAGGGTCGTGTAGCAGATAGAGGTTTTTTTCTCAGGGACAAAGTTCTTTACTACAAAGATAATCAAGATGATTATGCCAGGTTAGTGGTTCCACAACAGCTGCCTGAACAGGTGTTGCACCTGGGCCACAGTATTCCCTGGGCAGGTCATCTAGGCACAAGGAAAACCTTAGACCGGGTGGCTAGTAGATTTTATTGGCCAG GTCTTAACACTGATGTACAGAACTTTTGTCAGTCTTGCTCAGTCTGTCAACTGGCAAGCGATAAAAATGTCCCTAAATATCTGCTCCAACCACTGCCGATCATAGACGTTCCATTTAGTCGCATAGCCATGGACATTGTGGGTCCCGTGGAACGAACACAGTCAGGAAACCGCTACATATTGGTTATTTGCGACTATGGCACTAGGTATCCAGAAGCTTTTCCACTTCGTGACATCACTGCTAAACAAATTGCTTATGCACTACTGCAGCTTTTCTCTAGGGTGGGAATTCCTTCAGAAATACTCACAGATCAGGACACAAACTTCCTCTCAAACACACTGAAACAGGTTTACAGGCTTTTAGGTATTAAGAGTATTAGGACCACTGCTTATCACCCCCAAACCGATGGCTTAGTGGAGAGATACAATCGAACTCTTAAAAGCATTCTGAGGAAGTTCATCTCCATGAATGCTAAAGATTGGGACAAGTGGCTCCCCTATTTACTGTTTGCCTATAGAGAGGTGCCTCAAGCTTCCACGGGGTTCTCCCCTTTTGAACTTTTGTACGGAAGGCAGGTCAGAGGACCCCTTGATGTACTGCAAGAAGCCTGGGTAGGCGcccagacaaagaaaacaagtgTTCTTGAGTTTGTTTTGCAGATGCGAGAAAAAATGGAACAGACAACCAGACTTGTACGGAAGCAGTTGGAGAAGGCACAGCATACACAGCAAACCTGGTATGACAAGTCGGCGCGCCAAAGATCTTTCAACCCTGGCCAGCAGGTATTGCTACTTCTTCCAACAGCTGAAAACAAACTATTGGCAAAATGGCAAGGCCCCTATACCGTGCTGAGAAAACTGAGTCCAACAACATATGAGATTGAGATGCCTGAGAGGAgagatccaaaacaaaccttccACATCAACTTGCTAAAGGAATGGAAAACCCGGGATATGCCATCCCAGCAGCAGTTGTTTGTTCGGACTgtggaagaggaggatgagtaTGATTTTACGCCTTCTAATGAGAACTTTGCTTCACTTGACCTCTCTCATCTCTCTCTGAAGCAACAGGAGGAGTTACAAGCCATCATACCAGAAGGATTGTTTCAGGAGAAACCAGGAGCTACAGACTTGGTGGAGCACAATAttcatctgaaaaatgccaACCCTATCAGACAGAAAATGTACCGGATCCCTCAGAGACTGGTTCCGATCTTGGAGGAGGAGATCACTGTTATGAAAGAGCTGAAG AACCCCTCAAGGACTGTGGCAGTTTACAAAGATGCCATTTGGACTCCATGGAGCACCTGCTACTTTCCAGCGCTTGATGGATAG